The DNA region TTTTTCTCAATTGGAACCGGAAAATTTGTAATTCAGGGGGTAGGCGCTTTTGATAAAAATGCCTCTTACCCTCTTGGTATAAAAACAGACGCTGAAGGTATTGTCAAATTTAAAATTGATGATTTAGAAAATTTTGATGCAAACCAGCCTATTTACATTTACGATAGTGAAACAAATACGTACAATAATATTAGATTAAATACTTATGAAGTATATCTGGTAGCTGGAACTAATACAACAAGATTTTCATTGCGCTTTTTTAATCCAGCGGACGCTCCACCTGTAGTTGAAGAACCTGTTTATAAAATATCAATTACTCATATTCAAAAAACAGACATCATAAAGATCAATAATGAAATCGAAAATTGTAGAGTAAGCAAAGTTCGACTTTTCAATGACTCTGGAAATGAAATAGAAAGTTGGAAGATTCAAGAAAACAGAGATCAATCAAATATCCAAGTTCATTTCAAAAAAGGAAAAATTGGTGTTTATATAGTAAAAGTGGAAACTACTAATGGAGAATTCACTAAAAAAATTCTAGTTGAATAATATCATTTTCATAAATTAGTTTGTTGTGTTTTTTTAAAATCTCTAATTGAATTGAGGAATTCAATTAAAGATTTTTTTTTAATTTATGAGCTCCCTAAAAATCATAATTTTTTCTAAAAAAAAAATACTCTCATACTAGTATATCTATTTTAAATTTTTACATTTGTCTTATTTTTATTTATTCTAAATAACTAAGTTAAATTAAACCAAAAGAATCAAACTATATCTAAACGACAAATACAAAATCCTAATGAAGAAAAATCTATTTGTTTCAATTGCCTTGACTGTAATAAGTTTGGTTAATGCCCAACAAAAAAATTCACTTTTAGAACAATCTTTTTGGAAATCTGCTCCAGATGTTACAGCTATTAAAGCTGAAATTGCTAAAGGAAACAATCCTTCAGAAAGCACTAGCAATGCTTTTGATGCGGTAGTTATTGCCATCAATAACGATGCTCCTGCTGAAACAATCAAGTTCCTTATTGAACAACCAGGAAATGGTGTAAAAAAAATGACACATGATAACCGTATTTACCTGCATTGGGCTTCCAACAAAGGCAATGTTGAAATCATCAATTATTTGATTGCAAAAGGTTCTGATCTCAATCTTGAAGACAGCAAAGGATATACTCCCCTGACTTTTGCAGTAAGCAGCGGACAAAAAAACACAACTGTTTATGATGCCTTTTTCAAAGCAGGAATGGATCCTAAGAAAAAAGACAAAGAGGGAGTTAACCTTTTATTGATTGCAATTCCATACGACAAAGACCTAACACTTACTAATTATTTCATTTCCAAAGGACTTTCATTAAAAGACACAGATAACAAAGGACTTACTGCATTTGATTATGCAGCAAGAACCGGAAATATAGAAGTTTTGAAAACCTTGCTTCAAAAAGGAGTAATACCAACAAATAATGCTTTATTAATTGCAGCTCAAGGTTCGAGACGTGAAGCAAATACTTTAGAACTATATAAATATCTTGCTGAAGATTTAAAATTAAACCCAAGCGTAATTTCTACAGACGGAGAAACAGTTTTACACAATATCGTTCGTAAAGCCAATCAAAATGAAATTATCGATTATTTCCTTAGCAAAGGAGTTGATATAAACAAAACAGATAATGACGGAAATACGGCTTTGATGAATGCCGCTTCTTCAAGGGAATCTGATGCCTTGGAATTATTGGTTTCTAAAGTAAAAGATATCAATCTAAAGAATACCAAAGGAGAGTCGGCATTATCATTAGCCGTTCAAAACGGAACCCCTAAAGCAGTGGAACTCTTATTAAGTCAAAAAGCGGATATAAATGTTGTTGATAAAGACGGAAACAATTTAGGATATTATTTAATTCAATC from Flavobacterium nitratireducens includes:
- a CDS encoding ankyrin repeat domain-containing protein, which gives rise to MKKNLFVSIALTVISLVNAQQKNSLLEQSFWKSAPDVTAIKAEIAKGNNPSESTSNAFDAVVIAINNDAPAETIKFLIEQPGNGVKKMTHDNRIYLHWASNKGNVEIINYLIAKGSDLNLEDSKGYTPLTFAVSSGQKNTTVYDAFFKAGMDPKKKDKEGVNLLLIAIPYDKDLTLTNYFISKGLSLKDTDNKGLTAFDYAARTGNIEVLKTLLQKGVIPTNNALLIAAQGSRREANTLELYKYLAEDLKLNPSVISTDGETVLHNIVRKANQNEIIDYFLSKGVDINKTDNDGNTALMNAASSRESDALELLVSKVKDINLKNTKGESALSLAVQNGTPKAVELLLSQKADINVVDKDGNNLGYYLIQSYRPQMLGGGRGPEASTTPKEDPFATKLKLLQDNGLHLAEAQKDGSSLYHFAVLKNDITLLKKLADLNIDINAKNKNGLTALHKAAMIAKNDAILKYLLSIGAKKDIKTDFDETAYDLAKENETLTKNNIAVEILK